Proteins co-encoded in one Micropterus dolomieu isolate WLL.071019.BEF.003 ecotype Adirondacks linkage group LG19, ASM2129224v1, whole genome shotgun sequence genomic window:
- the mgarpa gene encoding fibrous sheath CABYR-binding protein isoform X1 codes for MFSCRAAWQRCGPLARRAPHRLPRDVVQRRPMSSVPGGSGENIVYTVLCGGAFAGALSYAYSTVSTDSARFNDRIAEINARPKTEWVPKPWPPKGKDDAEGGEEEEEAAPEEAAPEEASVEAEVGKVEAAADGEAETVVEEVAEAVAEAAEVLAEAAPEVAEVVAEVAEVVAEAAQEVEAAAEEVAQVAEVVEEAAKAVEEAAQAVAEPAAITAEEPESNVLLATASTVEVLKTAEAKEELAPAIEDAKEEESSPPVEEKPVEEIASVEEAPAPVEVAPVEEAPAPVEVAPVEEAPAPVEAKSVEEIAPVEEATKRAEEAPAPVEFAPVEEEAPAPVEVAPVEEEAPAPVEVAPVEEEAPAPVEVAPVEEEAPAPVEVAPVEEEAPAPVEVAPVEEEAPAPVEVAPVEEEAPAPVEAASAEEEAPAPVEAKSVEEIAPVEEATKPAEEDPAPVEVALAEEEAPAPVEVALAEEEAPAPVEVALAEEEAPAPVEVALAEEEAPAPVEVALAEEEAPAPAEQAPAPVEVAPEEEAPAPVEVAPEEEAPAPVEVAPEEIAPVEEAPAAVEPDVTTALAEEPVTTTVVEEVAARPTAEVAPAETLAEGPKKEFIVVVLEGTPKAEKRPKVLGVGPMTGKIIPGPDDDDAPASEGRRRLLRMQMQ; via the exons TTGTGCAGCGGCGGCCCATGTCGTCAGTTCCTGGCGGGTCCGGGGAGAACATAGTCTACACCGTGCTGTGTGGGGGAGCCTTTGCTGGTGCTTTGTCATAC GCATACAGCACTGTGTCCACAGACAGCGCTAGGTTCAATGATCGCATTGCGGAAATCAATGCCAGACCCAAGACTGAGTGGGTACCTAAACCATGGCCACCTAAGG GCAAGGACGATGCAGAGG gtggagaggaggaggaggaggcagcacCTGAGGAGGCAGCACCTGAGGAGGCCAGTGTCGAGGCCGAGGTTGGCAAAGTAGAGGCCGCTGCTGATGGTGAGGCAGAGACTGTAGTGGAGGAAGTTGCTGAGGCAGTTGCAGAGGCTGCTGAGGTCCTTGCCGAGGCGGCGCCCGAGGTGGCGGAGGTCGTTGCAGAGGTGGCGGAGGTCGTTGCAGAGGCTGCGCAGGAAGTGGAGGCAGCCGCAGAAGAAGTGGCCCAAGTTGCAGAAGTTGTTGAGGAGGCCGCCAAAGCTGTTGAGGAGGCCGCCCAGGCTGTCGCAGAACCAGCCGCCATCACCGCTGAGGAGCCTGAAAGCAACG TGCTGCTGGCAACTGCCTCTACTGTAGAAGTACTGAAGACAGCTGAAGCCAAGGAAGAGTTGGCACCCGCCATAGAAGACGCCAAAGAGGAAGAGTCTTCGCCACCAGTAGAAGAAAAGCCTGTTGAAGAAATTGCATCAGTAGAAGAGGCCCCTGCGCCAGTGGAGGTTGCACCAGTAGAAGAGGCCCCCGCACCAGTGGAGGTTGCACCAGTAGAAGAGGCTCCCGCACCAGTGGAGGCAAAGTCTGTTGAAGAAATTGCACCAGTTGAGGAGGCTACTAAGAGGGCAGAAGAGGCCCCCGCACCAGTGGAGTTTGCACCAGTAGAAGAAGAGGCCCCTGCGCCAGTGGAGGTTGCACCAGTAGAAGAAGAGGCCCCTGCGCCAGTGGAGGTTGCACCAGTAGAAGAAGAGGCCCCTGCGCCAGTGGAGGTTGCACCAGTAGAAGAAGAGGCCCCTGCACCAGTGGAGGTTGCACCAGTAGAAGAAGAGGCCCCTGCGCCAGTGGAGGTTGCACCAGTAGAAGAAGAGGCCCCTGCGCCAGTGGAGGTTGCACCAGTAGAAGAAGAGGCCCCCGCGCCAGTGGAGGCTGCATCAGCAGAAGAAGAGGCCCCTGCGCCAGTGGAGGCAAAGTCTGTTGAAGAAATTGCACCAGTTGAGGAGGCTACAAAGCCAGCAGAAGAGGACCCTGCTCCAGTGGAGGTTGCACTGGCAGAAGAAGAGGCCCCCGCGCCAGTGGAGGTTGCACTGGCAGAAGAAGAGGCCCCCGCGCCAGTGGAGGTTGCACTGGCAGAAGAAGAGGCCCCCGCGCCAGTGGAGGTTGCACTGGCAGAAGAAGAGGCCCCCGCGCCAGTGGAGGTTGCACTGGCAGAAGAAGAGGCCCCTGCGCCAGCAGAACAGGCCCCCGCGCCAGTGGAGGTCGCACCAGAAGAAGAGGCTCCCGCGCCAGTGGAGGTCGCACCAGAAGAAGAGGCCCCCGCGCCAGTGGAGGTCGCACCAGAAGAAATTGCACCAGTTGAGGAGGCCCCCGCAGCAGTAGAACCTGATGTTACCACAGCTCTGGCTGAAGAACCAGTCACCACCACAGTTGTGGAAGAAGTTGCTGCACGCCCTACAGCTGAAGTAGCTCCTGCGGAGACCCTGGCAGAAGGTCCCAAGAAAGAGTTCATTGTTGTGGTTCTGGAAGGAACACCTAAAGCGGAAAAACGGCCCAAGGTGCTGGGAGTAGGGCCCATGACTGGTAAAATCATCCCAGGTCCAGATGATGACGATGCCCCTGCTTCTGAG GGTAGGCGACGTCTTCTTAGGATGCAAATGCAGTAG
- the mgarpa gene encoding fibrous sheath CABYR-binding protein isoform X4, with translation MFSCRAAWQRCGPLARRAPHRLPRDVVQRRPMSSVPGGSGENIVYTVLCGGAFAGALSYAYSTVSTDSARFNDRIAEINARPKTEWVPKPWPPKGKDDAEGGEEEEEAAPEEAAPEEASVEAEVGKVEAAADGEAETVVEEVAEAVAEAAEVLAEAAPEVAEVVAEVAEVVAEAAQEVEAAAEEVAQVAEVVEEAAKAVEEAAQAVAEPAAITAEEPESNVLLATASTVEVLKTAEAKEELAPAIEDAKEEESSPPVEEKPVEEIASVEEAPAPVEVAPVEEAPAPVEVAPVEEAPAPVEAKSVEEIAPVEEATKRAEEAPAPVEFAPVEEEAPAPVEVAPVEEEAPAPVEVAPVEEEAPAPVEVAPVEEEAPAPVEVAPVEEEAPAPVEVAPVEEEAPAPVEVAPVEEEAPAPVEAASAEEEAPAPVEAKSVEEIAPVEEATKPAEEDPAPVEVALAEEEAPAPVEVALAEEEAPAPVEVALAEEEAPAPVEVALAEEEAPAPVEVALAEEEAPAPAEQAPAPVEVAPEEEAPAPVEVAPEEIAPVEEAPAAVEPDVTTALAEEPVTTTVVEEVAARPTAEVAPAETLAEGPKKEFIVVVLEGTPKAEKRPKVLGVGPMTGKIIPGPDDDDAPASEGRRRLLRMQMQ, from the exons TTGTGCAGCGGCGGCCCATGTCGTCAGTTCCTGGCGGGTCCGGGGAGAACATAGTCTACACCGTGCTGTGTGGGGGAGCCTTTGCTGGTGCTTTGTCATAC GCATACAGCACTGTGTCCACAGACAGCGCTAGGTTCAATGATCGCATTGCGGAAATCAATGCCAGACCCAAGACTGAGTGGGTACCTAAACCATGGCCACCTAAGG GCAAGGACGATGCAGAGG gtggagaggaggaggaggaggcagcacCTGAGGAGGCAGCACCTGAGGAGGCCAGTGTCGAGGCCGAGGTTGGCAAAGTAGAGGCCGCTGCTGATGGTGAGGCAGAGACTGTAGTGGAGGAAGTTGCTGAGGCAGTTGCAGAGGCTGCTGAGGTCCTTGCCGAGGCGGCGCCCGAGGTGGCGGAGGTCGTTGCAGAGGTGGCGGAGGTCGTTGCAGAGGCTGCGCAGGAAGTGGAGGCAGCCGCAGAAGAAGTGGCCCAAGTTGCAGAAGTTGTTGAGGAGGCCGCCAAAGCTGTTGAGGAGGCCGCCCAGGCTGTCGCAGAACCAGCCGCCATCACCGCTGAGGAGCCTGAAAGCAACG TGCTGCTGGCAACTGCCTCTACTGTAGAAGTACTGAAGACAGCTGAAGCCAAGGAAGAGTTGGCACCCGCCATAGAAGACGCCAAAGAGGAAGAGTCTTCGCCACCAGTAGAAGAAAAGCCTGTTGAAGAAATTGCATCAGTAGAAGAGGCCCCTGCGCCAGTGGAGGTTGCACCAGTAGAAGAGGCCCCCGCACCAGTGGAGGTTGCACCAGTAGAAGAGGCTCCCGCACCAGTGGAGGCAAAGTCTGTTGAAGAAATTGCACCAGTTGAGGAGGCTACTAAGAGGGCAGAAGAGGCCCCCGCACCAGTGGAGTTTGCACCAGTAGAAGAAGAGGCCCCTGCGCCAGTGGAGGTTGCACCAGTAGAAGAAGAGGCCCCTGCGCCAGTGGAGGTTGCACCAGTAGAAGAAGAGGCCCCTGCGCCAGTGGAGGTTGCACCAGTAGAAGAAGAGGCCCCTGCACCAGTGGAGGTTGCACCAGTAGAAGAAGAGGCCCCTGCGCCAGTGGAGGTTGCACCAGTAGAAGAAGAGGCCCCTGCGCCAGTGGAGGTTGCACCAGTAGAAGAAGAGGCCCCCGCGCCAGTGGAGGCTGCATCAGCAGAAGAAGAGGCCCCTGCGCCAGTGGAGGCAAAGTCTGTTGAAGAAATTGCACCAGTTGAGGAGGCTACAAAGCCAGCAGAAGAGGACCCTGCTCCAGTGGAGGTTGCACTGGCAGAAGAAGAGGCCCCCGCGCCAGTGGAGGTTGCACTGGCAGAAGAAGAGGCCCCCGCGCCAGTGGAGGTTGCACTGGCAGAAGAAGAGGCCCCCGCGCCAGTGGAGGTTGCACTGGCAGAAGAAGAGGCCCCCGCGCCAGTGGAGGTTGCACTGGCAGAAGAAGAGGCCCCTGCGCCAGCAGAACAGGCCCCCGCGCCAGTGGAGGTCGCACCAGAAGAAGAG GCCCCCGCGCCAGTGGAGGTCGCACCAGAAGAAATTGCACCAGTTGAGGAGGCCCCCGCAGCAGTAGAACCTGATGTTACCACAGCTCTGGCTGAAGAACCAGTCACCACCACAGTTGTGGAAGAAGTTGCTGCACGCCCTACAGCTGAAGTAGCTCCTGCGGAGACCCTGGCAGAAGGTCCCAAGAAAGAGTTCATTGTTGTGGTTCTGGAAGGAACACCTAAAGCGGAAAAACGGCCCAAGGTGCTGGGAGTAGGGCCCATGACTGGTAAAATCATCCCAGGTCCAGATGATGACGATGCCCCTGCTTCTGAG GGTAGGCGACGTCTTCTTAGGATGCAAATGCAGTAG
- the mgarpa gene encoding fibrous sheath CABYR-binding protein isoform X7, with product MFSCRAAWQRCGPLARRAPHRLPRDVVQRRPMSSVPGGSGENIVYTVLCGGAFAGALSYAYSTVSTDSARFNDRIAEINARPKTEWVPKPWPPKGKDDAEGGEEEEEAAPEEAAPEEASVEAEVGKVEAAADGEAETVVEEVAEAVAEAAEVLAEAAPEVAEVVAEVAEVVAEAAQEVEAAAEEVAQVAEVVEEAAKAVEEAAQAVAEPAAITAEEPESNVLLATASTVEVLKTAEAKEELAPAIEDAKEEESSPPVEEKPVEEIASVEEAPAPVEVAPVEEAPAPVEVAPVEEAPAPVEAKSVEEIAPVEEATKRAEEAPAPVEFAPVEEEAPAPVEVAPVEEEAPAPVEVAPVEEEAPAPVEVAPVEEEAPAPVEVAPVEEEAPAPVEVAPVEEEAPAPVEVAPVEEEAPAPVEAASAEEEAPAPVEAKSVEEIAPVEEATKPAEEDPAPVEVALAEEEAPAPVEVALAEEEAPAPVEVALAEEEAPAPVEVALAEEEAPAPAEQAPAPVEVAPEEEAPAPVEVAPEEEAPAPVEVAPEEIAPVEEAPAAVEPDVTTALAEEPVTTTVVEEVAARPTAEVAPAETLAEGPKKEFIVVVLEGTPKAEKRPKVLGVGPMTGKIIPGPDDDDAPASEGRRRLLRMQMQ from the exons TTGTGCAGCGGCGGCCCATGTCGTCAGTTCCTGGCGGGTCCGGGGAGAACATAGTCTACACCGTGCTGTGTGGGGGAGCCTTTGCTGGTGCTTTGTCATAC GCATACAGCACTGTGTCCACAGACAGCGCTAGGTTCAATGATCGCATTGCGGAAATCAATGCCAGACCCAAGACTGAGTGGGTACCTAAACCATGGCCACCTAAGG GCAAGGACGATGCAGAGG gtggagaggaggaggaggaggcagcacCTGAGGAGGCAGCACCTGAGGAGGCCAGTGTCGAGGCCGAGGTTGGCAAAGTAGAGGCCGCTGCTGATGGTGAGGCAGAGACTGTAGTGGAGGAAGTTGCTGAGGCAGTTGCAGAGGCTGCTGAGGTCCTTGCCGAGGCGGCGCCCGAGGTGGCGGAGGTCGTTGCAGAGGTGGCGGAGGTCGTTGCAGAGGCTGCGCAGGAAGTGGAGGCAGCCGCAGAAGAAGTGGCCCAAGTTGCAGAAGTTGTTGAGGAGGCCGCCAAAGCTGTTGAGGAGGCCGCCCAGGCTGTCGCAGAACCAGCCGCCATCACCGCTGAGGAGCCTGAAAGCAACG TGCTGCTGGCAACTGCCTCTACTGTAGAAGTACTGAAGACAGCTGAAGCCAAGGAAGAGTTGGCACCCGCCATAGAAGACGCCAAAGAGGAAGAGTCTTCGCCACCAGTAGAAGAAAAGCCTGTTGAAGAAATTGCATCAGTAGAAGAGGCCCCTGCGCCAGTGGAGGTTGCACCAGTAGAAGAGGCCCCCGCACCAGTGGAGGTTGCACCAGTAGAAGAGGCTCCCGCACCAGTGGAGGCAAAGTCTGTTGAAGAAATTGCACCAGTTGAGGAGGCTACTAAGAGGGCAGAAGAGGCCCCCGCACCAGTGGAGTTTGCACCAGTAGAAGAAGAGGCCCCTGCGCCAGTGGAGGTTGCACCAGTAGAAGAAGAGGCCCCTGCGCCAGTGGAGGTTGCACCAGTAGAAGAAGAGGCCCCTGCGCCAGTGGAGGTTGCACCAGTAGAAGAAGAGGCCCCTGCACCAGTGGAGGTTGCACCAGTAGAAGAAGAGGCCCCTGCGCCAGTGGAGGTTGCACCAGTAGAAGAAGAGGCCCCTGCGCCAGTGGAGGTTGCACCAGTAGAAGAAGAGGCCCCCGCGCCAGTGGAGGCTGCATCAGCAGAAGAAGAGGCCCCTGCGCCAGTGGAGGCAAAGTCTGTTGAAGAAATTGCACCAGTTGAGGAGGCTACAAAGCCAGCAGAAGAGGACCCTGCTCCAGTGGAGGTTGCACTGGCAGAAGAAGAGGCCCCCGCGCCAGTGGAGGTTGCACTGGCAGAAGAAGAGGCCCCCGCGCCAGTGGAGGTTGCACTGGCAGAAGAAGAGGCCCCCGCGCCAGTGGAGGTTGCACTGGCAGAAGAAGAG GCCCCTGCGCCAGCAGAACAGGCCCCCGCGCCAGTGGAGGTCGCACCAGAAGAAGAGGCTCCCGCGCCAGTGGAGGTCGCACCAGAAGAAGAGGCCCCCGCGCCAGTGGAGGTCGCACCAGAAGAAATTGCACCAGTTGAGGAGGCCCCCGCAGCAGTAGAACCTGATGTTACCACAGCTCTGGCTGAAGAACCAGTCACCACCACAGTTGTGGAAGAAGTTGCTGCACGCCCTACAGCTGAAGTAGCTCCTGCGGAGACCCTGGCAGAAGGTCCCAAGAAAGAGTTCATTGTTGTGGTTCTGGAAGGAACACCTAAAGCGGAAAAACGGCCCAAGGTGCTGGGAGTAGGGCCCATGACTGGTAAAATCATCCCAGGTCCAGATGATGACGATGCCCCTGCTTCTGAG GGTAGGCGACGTCTTCTTAGGATGCAAATGCAGTAG
- the mgarpa gene encoding fibrous sheath CABYR-binding protein isoform X9, translating into MFSCRAAWQRCGPLARRAPHRLPRDVVQRRPMSSVPGGSGENIVYTVLCGGAFAGALSYAYSTVSTDSARFNDRIAEINARPKTEWVPKPWPPKGKDDAEGGEEEEEAAPEEAAPEEASVEAEVGKVEAAADGEAETVVEEVAEAVAEAAEVLAEAAPEVAEVVAEVAEVVAEAAQEVEAAAEEVAQVAEVVEEAAKAVEEAAQAVAEPAAITAEEPESNVLLATASTVEVLKTAEAKEELAPAIEDAKEEESSPPVEEKPVEEIASVEEAPAPVEVAPVEEAPAPVEAKSVEEIAPVEEATKRAEEAPAPVEVAPVEEEAPAPVEVAPVEEEAPAPVEVAPVEEEAPAPVEVAPVEEEAPAPVEVAPVEEEAPAPVEVAPVEEEAPAPVEAASAEEEAPAPVEAKSVEEIAPVEEATKPAEEDPAPVEVALAEEEAPAPVEVALAEEEAPAPVEVALAEEEAPAPVEVALAEEEAPAPVEVALAEEEAPAPAEQAPAPVEVAPEEEAPAPVEVAPEEEAPAPVEVAPEEIAPVEEAPAAVEPDVTTALAEEPVTTTVVEEVAARPTAEVAPAETLAEGPKKEFIVVVLEGTPKAEKRPKVLGVGPMTGKIIPGPDDDDAPASEGRRRLLRMQMQ; encoded by the exons TTGTGCAGCGGCGGCCCATGTCGTCAGTTCCTGGCGGGTCCGGGGAGAACATAGTCTACACCGTGCTGTGTGGGGGAGCCTTTGCTGGTGCTTTGTCATAC GCATACAGCACTGTGTCCACAGACAGCGCTAGGTTCAATGATCGCATTGCGGAAATCAATGCCAGACCCAAGACTGAGTGGGTACCTAAACCATGGCCACCTAAGG GCAAGGACGATGCAGAGG gtggagaggaggaggaggaggcagcacCTGAGGAGGCAGCACCTGAGGAGGCCAGTGTCGAGGCCGAGGTTGGCAAAGTAGAGGCCGCTGCTGATGGTGAGGCAGAGACTGTAGTGGAGGAAGTTGCTGAGGCAGTTGCAGAGGCTGCTGAGGTCCTTGCCGAGGCGGCGCCCGAGGTGGCGGAGGTCGTTGCAGAGGTGGCGGAGGTCGTTGCAGAGGCTGCGCAGGAAGTGGAGGCAGCCGCAGAAGAAGTGGCCCAAGTTGCAGAAGTTGTTGAGGAGGCCGCCAAAGCTGTTGAGGAGGCCGCCCAGGCTGTCGCAGAACCAGCCGCCATCACCGCTGAGGAGCCTGAAAGCAACG TGCTGCTGGCAACTGCCTCTACTGTAGAAGTACTGAAGACAGCTGAAGCCAAGGAAGAGTTGGCACCCGCCATAGAAGACGCCAAAGAGGAAGAGTCTTCGCCACCAGTAGAAGAAAAGCCTGTTGAAGAAATTGCATCAGTAGAAGAGGCCCCTGCGCCAGTGGAGGTTGCACCAGTAGAAGAG GCTCCCGCACCAGTGGAGGCAAAGTCTGTTGAAGAAATTGCACCAGTTGAGGAGGCTACTAAGAGGGCAGAAGAGGCCCCCGCACCAGTGGAG GTTGCACCAGTAGAAGAAGAGGCCCCTGCGCCAGTGGAGGTTGCACCAGTAGAAGAAGAGGCCCCTGCGCCAGTGGAGGTTGCACCAGTAGAAGAAGAGGCCCCTGCACCAGTGGAGGTTGCACCAGTAGAAGAAGAGGCCCCTGCGCCAGTGGAGGTTGCACCAGTAGAAGAAGAGGCCCCTGCGCCAGTGGAGGTTGCACCAGTAGAAGAAGAGGCCCCCGCGCCAGTGGAGGCTGCATCAGCAGAAGAAGAGGCCCCTGCGCCAGTGGAGGCAAAGTCTGTTGAAGAAATTGCACCAGTTGAGGAGGCTACAAAGCCAGCAGAAGAGGACCCTGCTCCAGTGGAGGTTGCACTGGCAGAAGAAGAGGCCCCCGCGCCAGTGGAGGTTGCACTGGCAGAAGAAGAGGCCCCCGCGCCAGTGGAGGTTGCACTGGCAGAAGAAGAGGCCCCCGCGCCAGTGGAGGTTGCACTGGCAGAAGAAGAGGCCCCCGCGCCAGTGGAGGTTGCACTGGCAGAAGAAGAGGCCCCTGCGCCAGCAGAACAGGCCCCCGCGCCAGTGGAGGTCGCACCAGAAGAAGAGGCTCCCGCGCCAGTGGAGGTCGCACCAGAAGAAGAGGCCCCCGCGCCAGTGGAGGTCGCACCAGAAGAAATTGCACCAGTTGAGGAGGCCCCCGCAGCAGTAGAACCTGATGTTACCACAGCTCTGGCTGAAGAACCAGTCACCACCACAGTTGTGGAAGAAGTTGCTGCACGCCCTACAGCTGAAGTAGCTCCTGCGGAGACCCTGGCAGAAGGTCCCAAGAAAGAGTTCATTGTTGTGGTTCTGGAAGGAACACCTAAAGCGGAAAAACGGCCCAAGGTGCTGGGAGTAGGGCCCATGACTGGTAAAATCATCCCAGGTCCAGATGATGACGATGCCCCTGCTTCTGAG GGTAGGCGACGTCTTCTTAGGATGCAAATGCAGTAG
- the mgarpa gene encoding skin secretory protein xP2 isoform X13, with protein sequence MFSCRAAWQRCGPLARRAPHRLPRDVVQRRPMSSVPGGSGENIVYTVLCGGAFAGALSYAYSTVSTDSARFNDRIAEINARPKTEWVPKPWPPKGKDDAEGGEEEEEAAPEEAAPEEASVEAEVGKVEAAADGEAETVVEEVAEAVAEAAEVLAEAAPEVAEVVAEVAEVVAEAAQEVEAAAEEVAQVAEVVEEAAKAVEEAAQAVAEPAAITAEEPESNVLLATASTVEVLKTAEAKEELAPAIEDAKEEESSPPVEEKPVEEIASVEEAPAPVEVAPVEEAPAPVEAKSVEEIAPVEEATKRAEEAPAPVEVAPVEEEAPAPVEVAPVEEEAPAPVEVAPVEEEAPAPVEAASAEEEAPAPVEAKSVEEIAPVEEATKPAEEDPAPVEVALAEEEAPAPVEVALAEEEAPAPVEVALAEEEAPAPVEVALAEEEAPAPVEVALAEEEAPAPAEQAPAPVEVAPEEEAPAPVEVAPEEEAPAPVEVAPEEIAPVEEAPAAVEPDVTTALAEEPVTTTVVEEVAARPTAEVAPAETLAEGPKKEFIVVVLEGTPKAEKRPKVLGVGPMTGKIIPGPDDDDAPASEGRRRLLRMQMQ encoded by the exons TTGTGCAGCGGCGGCCCATGTCGTCAGTTCCTGGCGGGTCCGGGGAGAACATAGTCTACACCGTGCTGTGTGGGGGAGCCTTTGCTGGTGCTTTGTCATAC GCATACAGCACTGTGTCCACAGACAGCGCTAGGTTCAATGATCGCATTGCGGAAATCAATGCCAGACCCAAGACTGAGTGGGTACCTAAACCATGGCCACCTAAGG GCAAGGACGATGCAGAGG gtggagaggaggaggaggaggcagcacCTGAGGAGGCAGCACCTGAGGAGGCCAGTGTCGAGGCCGAGGTTGGCAAAGTAGAGGCCGCTGCTGATGGTGAGGCAGAGACTGTAGTGGAGGAAGTTGCTGAGGCAGTTGCAGAGGCTGCTGAGGTCCTTGCCGAGGCGGCGCCCGAGGTGGCGGAGGTCGTTGCAGAGGTGGCGGAGGTCGTTGCAGAGGCTGCGCAGGAAGTGGAGGCAGCCGCAGAAGAAGTGGCCCAAGTTGCAGAAGTTGTTGAGGAGGCCGCCAAAGCTGTTGAGGAGGCCGCCCAGGCTGTCGCAGAACCAGCCGCCATCACCGCTGAGGAGCCTGAAAGCAACG TGCTGCTGGCAACTGCCTCTACTGTAGAAGTACTGAAGACAGCTGAAGCCAAGGAAGAGTTGGCACCCGCCATAGAAGACGCCAAAGAGGAAGAGTCTTCGCCACCAGTAGAAGAAAAGCCTGTTGAAGAAATTGCATCAGTAGAAGAGGCCCCTGCGCCAGTGGAGGTTGCACCAGTAGAAGAG GCTCCCGCACCAGTGGAGGCAAAGTCTGTTGAAGAAATTGCACCAGTTGAGGAGGCTACTAAGAGGGCAGAAGAG GCCCCTGCACCAGTGGAGGTTGCACCAGTAGAAGAAGAGGCCCCTGCGCCAGTGGAGGTTGCACCAGTAGAAGAAGAGGCCCCTGCGCCAGTGGAGGTTGCACCAGTAGAAGAAGAGGCCCCCGCGCCAGTGGAGGCTGCATCAGCAGAAGAAGAGGCCCCTGCGCCAGTGGAGGCAAAGTCTGTTGAAGAAATTGCACCAGTTGAGGAGGCTACAAAGCCAGCAGAAGAGGACCCTGCTCCAGTGGAGGTTGCACTGGCAGAAGAAGAGGCCCCCGCGCCAGTGGAGGTTGCACTGGCAGAAGAAGAGGCCCCCGCGCCAGTGGAGGTTGCACTGGCAGAAGAAGAGGCCCCCGCGCCAGTGGAGGTTGCACTGGCAGAAGAAGAGGCCCCCGCGCCAGTGGAGGTTGCACTGGCAGAAGAAGAGGCCCCTGCGCCAGCAGAACAGGCCCCCGCGCCAGTGGAGGTCGCACCAGAAGAAGAGGCTCCCGCGCCAGTGGAGGTCGCACCAGAAGAAGAGGCCCCCGCGCCAGTGGAGGTCGCACCAGAAGAAATTGCACCAGTTGAGGAGGCCCCCGCAGCAGTAGAACCTGATGTTACCACAGCTCTGGCTGAAGAACCAGTCACCACCACAGTTGTGGAAGAAGTTGCTGCACGCCCTACAGCTGAAGTAGCTCCTGCGGAGACCCTGGCAGAAGGTCCCAAGAAAGAGTTCATTGTTGTGGTTCTGGAAGGAACACCTAAAGCGGAAAAACGGCCCAAGGTGCTGGGAGTAGGGCCCATGACTGGTAAAATCATCCCAGGTCCAGATGATGACGATGCCCCTGCTTCTGAG GGTAGGCGACGTCTTCTTAGGATGCAAATGCAGTAG